A genomic stretch from Myripristis murdjan chromosome 12, fMyrMur1.1, whole genome shotgun sequence includes:
- the fastkd5 gene encoding FAST kinase domain-containing protein 5, mitochondrial, with product MAACMLSRRLAWLRYLPGLTKDFAQAQCLREYCDKPEASEQDGKREVRQRQEATLQGDYTLHYNPPSYHNSKWDSVASQGHTDNDEDEQCLSILAPSFRQQSNCYTVSSSRRLSNSKNTLLEIALNNVSEPETASLPQSHREPVPPDVKVDTRAFQKCRPEYASVTLDLTQRPPPIQWDQALLLLHKVTILKGNMQPSDVVHFLKELSRLHPENTPLVRSDTRFVMLLRYSVENLHHFTQCQLLDVLRSFVWLDLPSSHSILGLYEAELSRRASQMTFPQLLLVADLWRCIGRQVPQFLEHLYGSVSSCIGLMSISELVQLLYIMGEGRQCPADLVRPVEQLLMHHVHKLEPEEVGTVCLALFKSQTSISEGAVNQITDKAHSVVEKMSDFAMVNVLKLLRFSHLDHRAWLEAMAQEVPHRAHKMGVQGLMHVALACSALHYRNDCILMPVAERLPSLVSHCRSKDSCKLLWAFGTLGVLPSQIPGFYPSLIDSLRQKKSAFQRYPEHLLTGLLGLVFVSQFPEDLITLALSPEFIRVALKSPQLELKKDLFTLDETVALELPHWTGPRLVSELREEVAEMLWKYAQSDVCQKPEVVQAECALKDLLGGDQFVRKRMILPHTRSIDLEVHLDSTGQPVPVNTSPQATSCPVKNFDLGPSHQGWEKMNVGVTLTEDLLAQLVNTKNTTDRSTPSRDFEPPPLHRVDSDEGGGAFDIGSELTSGIKVTRSAPQDLHKTTVKLAIQVSNRNHHCYHSEQLLGLHAMKRRQLRLAGYRVVELSHWEWFPLLRKSRTEKLAYLHCKLSSSLE from the coding sequence ATGGCGGCCTGCATGCTCTCTCGACGGCTGGCCTGGCTACGCTATCTCCCAGGCTTGACCAAGGATTTTGCCCAGGCACAATGTCTGCGTGAGTATTGTGACAAACCAGAGGCCAGTGAGcaggatggaaagagagaggtgagacaACGCCAGGAAGCAACTCTTCAGGGGGACTACACGCTGCACTACAACCCTCCTTCCTATCATAACTCCAAATGGGACTCTGTAGCCTCTCAAGGCCATACTGATAATGATGAGGATGAGCAGTGTCTCTCCATTCTTGCTCCGTCATTCCGGCAACAAAGCAACTGCTACACTGTGAGTTCGTCACGGCGCCTTTCCAACTCCAAAAACACGCTGCTTGAAATAGCTTTAAATAATGTCTCGGAGCCTGAGACAGCATCActgccacagagccacagagaacCCGTACCGCCTGATGTCAAAGTCGATACACGTGCCTTCCAAAAGTGCAGACCAGAGTATGCCTCCGTGACTCTTGACCTCACCCAGCGGCCACCCCCGATCCAATGGGACCAGGCCTTGCTACTGCTCCACAAAGTGACCATTCTGAAAGGCAACATGCAGCCATCTGATGTGGTTCATTTTCTTAAAGAGCTCAGCCGCCTGCATCCAGAGAACACACCATTAGTGAGGAGCGACACACGTTTTGTTATGCTGCTGCGATACTCAGTGGAAAACCTGCACCACTTCACTCAGTGTCAGCTGCTTGATGTGCTACGGTCGTTTGTGTGGCTTGACCTGCCCTCTTCCCACAGCATTCTCGGACTATATGAGGCTGAGCTGAGCCGCAGGGCCAGCCAGATGACTTTCCCCCAGCTGCTTTTAGTTGCTGACTTGTGGCGCTGCATCGGGAGGCAGGTCCCCCAGTTCTTAGAACACCTTTATGGATCTGTGAGTTCGTGCATAGGACTCATGAGCATCTCTGAGCTAGTCCAACTGTTGTATATCATGGGGGAGGGTAGACAATGCCCAGCAGACTTGGTCCGACCTGTCGAGCAGTTACTGATGCACCATGTGCACAAACTAGAGCCTGAGGAGGTTGGCACAGTGTGCTTGGCACTCTTTAAATCCCAGACTTCAATTTCTGAGGGTGCAGTGAACCAGATTACAGATAAGGCCCACTCTGTGGTGGAAAAGATGAGTGACTTTGCCATGGTGAATGTGCTGAAACTGCTGCGTTTCAGTCACCTGGATCACAGGGCATGGCTGGAGGCTATGGCACAGGAAGTGCCACATCGGGCCCACAAGATGGGTGTCCAGGGGTTAATGCATGTTGCACTGGCTTGCTCAGCTCTACATTACCGCAATGACTGCATCCTTATGCCTGTGGCTGAGAGATTGCCCTCCCTAGTGTCACACTGCAGGAGTAAAGATTCATGCAAATTACTGTGGGCCTTTGGCACGTTGGGGGTCCTCCCAAGTCAGATCCCAGGTTTCTATCCCAGCCTCATAGACTCTCTGAGGCAGAAGAAAAGTGCGTTCCAGAGATACCCAGAGCATCTTCTTACTGGCCTACTAGGCTTGGTTTTTGTTTCTCAGTTCCCTGAGGATCTCATTACATTAGCACTGAGCCCTGAATTTATCAGGGTAGCACTAAAATCCCCACAGCTGGAGCTGAAGAAAGATTTGTTTACTTTAGATGAAACTGTAGCTTTGGAGCTGCCTCATTGGACCGGTCCACGGCTGGTCTCTGAACTAAGAGAAGAAGTGGCAGAGATGCTTTGGAAATATGCTCAATCAGATGTGTGTCAGAAACCAGAGGTAGTGCAGGCAGAATGTGCACTCAAAGATCTGCTTGGAGGAGACCAGTTTGTAAGGAAGCGAATGATTCTCCCTCACACCCGCTCCATTGACCTCGAAGTTCATCTGGACTCCACCGGACAACCTGTACCTGTGAATACATCCCCTCAAGCCACATCCTGTCCAGTGAAGAACTTTGACTTAGGTCCATCTCATCAGGGATGGGAGAAAATGAATGTAGGGGTAACTCTTACCGAGGACCTGTTAGCACAGCTAGTAAATACTAAAAATACCACAGACCGTTCAACCCCATCTCGTGACTTTGAGCCACCACCTCTTCACAGAGTTGATTCTGATGAAGGAGGAGGGGCATTTGACATAGGGTCGGAACTCACCAGTGGCATCAAAGTCACCAGAAGCGCCCCGCAAGATTTGCACAAAACCACGGTCAAACTTGCCATCCAGGTGTCCAACAGAAACCATCATTGCTACCATTCAGAACAACTGCTGGGCCTTCATGCCATGAAGAGGAGGCAGCTGAGGTTGGCAGGCTACAGAGTGGTGGAGCTCAGCCACTGGGAGTGGTTTCCTTTACTGAGGAAAAGCCGTACTGAGAAACTAGCTTACCTGCACTGCAAGCTCTCCAGCAGTCTggagtga